In Vibrio atlanticus, the following proteins share a genomic window:
- a CDS encoding replication endonuclease: MTYYQPVKPLNRFWLCPLPAIDEGLACVPSGYQPPHVEPENQTLIERMLYSVNKTPEDAEWLSEYFADLPSYLTKYFAKRYIETHKEQGAQAANSYIREKMRPASERVKLVMDSYKHLPDSKKVASLRKRLDELDDEEQFNSNVSIFTSNKYQLGFDFDLSEKQKTKQKKQVKVRILAELELDELRDMAFTISNIVNKRAQLIGVQHGKETEEQLDEALPSIYEDVATLVRELGITPPRKYKEQTAESAITDISRMVCEKWWFGRLKSIRKIMREHLAIAMGQVSAKASPYASWDCIREHQETQKKNWEALQQRLLKDEETGEEAELSDTVLKSVSNPAIRRHELMTRCRGCEDVGNMLELQGLFLTLTTPSVFHNHYKKGSFIPHWNGASPRGAQEYLNNVWQRIRAKLGRDEIRWFGIRVAEPHHDGTPHWHLLIWVQPEHVEKVRDVFISYAIKEDKEELYPFFDRNEKRAAKKQSIQGPFNYRPRCDFGLIDPEKGTATGYIAKYISKNIDGFAMDGEVSDETGKSVQAMAKNVNAWKSRWGIRQFQFFGGAPVTTYRELRRFANQNKKAFMEYVFEQERSNLITIYLEAYRDLVGPFKPADVMENAELLKAIADNYQPCMETDNTAVTDTMKAADNGHWKGYIMGQGGPFVKREDLLITNSYEVLPFASPHGEDVRKIEGFVASGDLVKTRLRTWTITKKTKKNTETVYEFDKPSENPITWRLKGKKVTSKETIEAEAGALAPALDLALSGISDSSRSSVNNCTPSQKVQVSDQLKRLLEPYSVGGGLPPNIDDSALIALQQGSSIRIDDETSIRIRPAEHLPCGTVRPAQLVEEYQPKPDLSWLDDFEAKQPEPLTGEDENHEYQQPNLSDITVSKRPSKSWADYLEIIESDEWPIFEE; the protein is encoded by the coding sequence GTGACTTACTATCAACCTGTTAAACCATTAAATCGCTTTTGGTTATGCCCTTTACCTGCCATAGATGAAGGGCTTGCTTGCGTACCTAGCGGATATCAACCGCCTCACGTAGAGCCAGAAAATCAAACACTAATAGAGCGTATGCTTTATTCGGTAAATAAAACCCCAGAGGATGCCGAGTGGCTGTCTGAGTATTTTGCCGACCTCCCAAGTTACTTAACTAAGTATTTTGCTAAGCGCTATATCGAGACTCATAAAGAACAAGGCGCTCAAGCGGCTAATTCATACATTCGCGAAAAGATGCGCCCAGCAAGTGAGCGCGTGAAGCTTGTTATGGATAGCTATAAACACCTACCGGATTCAAAAAAAGTTGCTTCCCTTAGAAAAAGACTCGACGAATTAGACGACGAAGAACAGTTCAATTCTAACGTAAGCATCTTTACATCTAATAAATATCAATTGGGCTTTGATTTTGATTTATCAGAAAAGCAAAAGACTAAGCAAAAAAAGCAGGTCAAAGTTCGAATCCTTGCTGAATTAGAACTCGATGAGCTGCGTGATATGGCTTTCACTATTTCTAATATCGTGAATAAGCGTGCGCAGTTAATTGGAGTTCAACATGGTAAAGAAACCGAAGAGCAATTAGACGAAGCTCTTCCCTCGATTTATGAAGATGTTGCAACGTTAGTTCGTGAGCTTGGCATTACCCCACCGCGTAAATACAAAGAGCAAACTGCAGAAAGCGCAATCACTGACATATCAAGGATGGTTTGCGAAAAGTGGTGGTTTGGCCGCCTTAAATCTATTCGTAAGATCATGCGTGAACACCTAGCCATTGCCATGGGGCAAGTGTCGGCTAAGGCTTCACCTTATGCGTCATGGGATTGCATTCGAGAACATCAAGAGACACAAAAGAAAAACTGGGAAGCACTTCAACAGCGTTTATTGAAAGATGAAGAAACGGGTGAAGAAGCTGAACTGTCTGACACGGTTTTAAAAAGCGTATCTAACCCTGCTATTCGCCGTCATGAGCTAATGACTCGATGCCGTGGCTGTGAAGATGTCGGCAATATGCTTGAGCTTCAAGGCTTATTTTTAACCCTTACCACTCCCTCCGTTTTTCATAATCACTACAAGAAAGGCAGCTTTATTCCGCATTGGAACGGGGCTAGCCCTCGTGGTGCTCAAGAGTATTTGAATAATGTTTGGCAACGAATTCGCGCCAAGCTAGGCCGTGATGAAATTCGTTGGTTCGGTATTCGTGTAGCCGAGCCACATCATGATGGTACGCCACACTGGCATTTGTTGATTTGGGTTCAACCTGAACATGTAGAGAAAGTGCGTGACGTGTTTATTAGCTATGCGATTAAGGAAGATAAGGAAGAGCTTTACCCTTTCTTTGATCGCAATGAAAAACGTGCAGCCAAGAAGCAATCTATTCAAGGTCCTTTTAATTATCGCCCTCGTTGTGACTTTGGGCTGATAGACCCAGAGAAAGGTACGGCAACAGGCTATATCGCTAAATACATATCTAAAAATATTGATGGTTTTGCAATGGATGGGGAAGTTTCAGACGAAACGGGTAAGTCTGTTCAAGCTATGGCTAAAAACGTTAACGCTTGGAAGAGCCGTTGGGGTATTCGTCAATTCCAATTCTTTGGTGGTGCCCCCGTTACCACTTATCGTGAATTGCGCCGCTTCGCTAATCAGAACAAAAAAGCGTTTATGGAATACGTCTTTGAGCAAGAGCGTAGCAACTTAATCACTATTTACTTAGAGGCTTACCGTGATTTAGTTGGCCCATTCAAACCTGCTGATGTAATGGAAAACGCAGAATTGCTTAAAGCTATTGCTGACAATTATCAGCCATGTATGGAAACAGATAACACTGCTGTGACCGACACAATGAAAGCTGCTGATAACGGCCATTGGAAAGGATACATCATGGGACAAGGTGGCCCATTCGTTAAGCGTGAAGATTTACTTATTACTAACTCTTATGAAGTGTTGCCGTTTGCCTCTCCGCACGGTGAAGACGTTCGTAAAATTGAAGGTTTTGTCGCTTCTGGTGATCTAGTTAAAACACGTTTAAGAACCTGGACTATCACAAAAAAAACTAAGAAGAACACCGAAACAGTTTACGAGTTTGATAAGCCAAGCGAAAACCCGATTACATGGAGGTTAAAAGGTAAAAAAGTCACTTCCAAGGAAACGATAGAAGCTGAAGCGGGGGCTCTTGCTCCTGCTCTTGATCTTGCTCTTTCTGGAATCTCTGATTCCTCTCGGAGTTCTGTCAATAACTGTACGCCATCGCAGAAAGTACAGGTCAGCGATCAGCTTAAGCGATTATTAGAACCTTACTCAGTAGGTGGTGGTTTACCGCCAAATATTGATGATTCAGCCCTAATCGCGCTGCAACAAGGCAGTTCAATTCGAATAGATGATGAAACGAGCATAAGAATCCGCCCTGCGGAGCACCTACCCTGCGGCACGGTTCGCCCTGCTCAGCTCGTTGAAGAGTACCAACCCAAGCCAGATTTAAGCTGGTTAGATGATTTCGAGGCTAAACAGCCTGAACCTCTAACCGGAGAAGATGAAAACCACGAATACCAACAGCCAAATCTATCTGACATCACTGTAAGTAAGCGCCCGAGTAAATCGTGGGCCGATTACCTAGAAATCATTGAGTCTGATGAGTGGCCTATTTTTGAGGAATGA
- a CDS encoding 3'-5' exonuclease: MMKTHVMLDLETMGNGSNAAIVSIGAVVFNPSNGQLGAEFEEVINLNSAAYYSDIDAPTVTWWLSQGDEARAIFLKETPKSSLKDALLEFNQWLADLGESKDICLWGNGAGFDNVILMNSFKATRIRPNFIHWNDLDVRTIVRMGRDILGINPKETLVREGVHHSALDDAKFQAKYVSEIWGKFYMVTCYDADTQAVLEAEVTE; this comes from the coding sequence ATGATGAAAACACACGTAATGCTCGATCTAGAAACAATGGGAAATGGTAGCAATGCTGCGATTGTTTCTATTGGCGCCGTCGTTTTTAACCCTAGCAATGGTCAGCTAGGTGCTGAGTTTGAAGAGGTGATTAACCTTAATAGCGCGGCCTATTACAGTGATATTGATGCACCGACCGTAACTTGGTGGTTATCACAAGGTGATGAAGCTCGTGCAATCTTCCTAAAAGAAACGCCAAAGTCTTCACTTAAAGATGCCTTGCTTGAGTTTAACCAATGGTTAGCTGATTTAGGTGAATCAAAAGATATCTGTTTATGGGGCAATGGCGCAGGCTTTGACAATGTGATCCTAATGAACTCTTTCAAAGCGACTCGCATTCGTCCTAATTTCATTCATTGGAATGACCTTGATGTGCGAACCATTGTGAGAATGGGCCGTGACATTTTAGGTATCAACCCCAAGGAAACGTTAGTTCGTGAAGGTGTTCATCATTCAGCCTTAGATGATGCGAAGTTTCAGGCTAAGTATGTTTCTGAAATTTGGGGCAAGTTTTATATGGTGACGTGCTATGACGCTGATACACAAGCTGTCTTAGAAGCGGAGGTGACAGAATGA
- a CDS encoding phage regulatory CII family protein — translation MGVNQAMCTFLANTQEEYNEACAIFRARHKVSVIAQAAGLCPKLLRNKLNKEQPHVLSVPEMMAISKAANDYVILEVVLRRLGLATANIPEGKEESFIKRALDNSIVAGEISQLALDNASKRALPLSERSSIIKTAQAGISNLVLLINDLENRTTGATPFLSMGVDFIANGAPIPGLS, via the coding sequence ATGGGAGTGAATCAAGCAATGTGTACATTTTTGGCTAACACACAAGAAGAGTACAACGAGGCCTGCGCCATATTCCGAGCAAGGCACAAAGTCAGTGTTATTGCTCAAGCTGCTGGCCTATGCCCTAAGCTGCTACGCAATAAGCTAAACAAAGAACAGCCACATGTTCTTTCTGTACCAGAAATGATGGCTATTTCTAAAGCTGCGAATGATTACGTGATTTTAGAAGTGGTACTTCGTCGACTGGGGCTAGCGACAGCCAACATACCAGAAGGGAAGGAAGAGTCATTTATCAAGCGAGCTTTAGACAATTCAATTGTGGCAGGTGAAATATCTCAACTTGCATTAGACAACGCGAGTAAAAGAGCCCTGCCTCTATCCGAACGCAGTTCAATTATTAAAACAGCCCAAGCAGGTATTAGTAACTTGGTGCTGCTCATTAATGACCTAGAAAACCGCACTACTGGCGCAACCCCGTTCTTGAGTATGGGTGTCGATTTTATTGCCAACGGTGCACCAATCCCCGGCTTAAGTTAG
- a CDS encoding pyocin activator PrtN family protein, with protein sequence MNQSSLKKRVLQINAQYGAEVPVSAICQRYFNCSVKTANERIKAKVFPLPAYRTTDSNSGDYYIDADDLAALIERKHSEAKVEWEAANGKAH encoded by the coding sequence ATGAACCAGTCCAGTCTAAAAAAACGTGTTCTTCAAATTAATGCTCAGTACGGCGCTGAAGTTCCTGTTAGTGCTATTTGTCAGCGCTACTTTAATTGTTCAGTCAAAACAGCAAATGAACGTATTAAAGCAAAGGTGTTCCCTTTGCCAGCTTATCGCACTACCGACAGCAATAGTGGCGACTACTACATCGATGCGGATGACTTAGCTGCTCTTATTGAGCGTAAGCACTCTGAAGCTAAAGTCGAATGGGAAGCCGCTAACGGTAAAGCCCACTAA
- a CDS encoding pyocin activator PrtN family protein, giving the protein MNTEFGLLAAFGDSIIPVSEICEPFFHCKKKTAYQHIKAYTFPIPAFRISESNKNDYFVTAEDLASYIEAKLTESQSELAPWVAYFCVVLPNLAYFCGGYCEAEEA; this is encoded by the coding sequence ATGAATACTGAATTTGGGCTCCTTGCCGCTTTTGGCGATTCAATTATCCCTGTGTCTGAAATTTGTGAACCGTTTTTTCACTGCAAAAAGAAAACGGCTTATCAGCACATTAAAGCTTATACATTCCCTATTCCTGCTTTTCGGATTTCAGAAAGTAATAAGAATGACTACTTCGTCACTGCTGAAGATTTAGCTTCATACATAGAGGCAAAACTTACTGAATCGCAAAGTGAATTAGCTCCTTGGGTTGCTTATTTTTGCGTTGTTTTACCTAACCTTGCTTACTTTTGCGGTGGGTATTGCGAAGCCGAAGAAGCTTAA
- a CDS encoding helix-turn-helix domain-containing protein, with product MKEWFLSSDLMDLPGMPNSSAGISQKARRDGWKSRKTKGMSRALEYHISSFDEQDLAELRVKFGSEVIPDNVTEISNVKAVKSFYQADDLCAVPVYNVYASCGFGAQNDAEYQLRTELLPCSRLKQHGLTESTARIVICHGDSMEDTLSNGDEVLVDIRELEHPVNHGVYVVRIGKHVYIKRLKYDIMAEGYEVISDNKEEYSPFIVNGEKLEEFAVIGKVVTTVMKAVI from the coding sequence ATGAAGGAATGGTTTTTAAGTTCAGATTTGATGGACTTGCCTGGTATGCCCAATTCATCAGCAGGTATCTCTCAGAAAGCGAGAAGAGATGGTTGGAAGTCCCGTAAAACAAAGGGTATGTCTCGTGCGCTTGAGTACCACATTTCAAGCTTTGATGAACAAGATTTAGCAGAATTACGAGTAAAGTTCGGCTCTGAAGTAATACCCGATAACGTGACCGAGATCTCAAACGTAAAGGCCGTAAAATCGTTTTATCAGGCAGATGACTTGTGCGCTGTGCCTGTTTATAACGTTTATGCGTCTTGCGGCTTTGGCGCTCAGAACGATGCGGAATACCAATTAAGAACGGAACTGTTGCCATGTTCACGCTTAAAACAGCATGGCTTAACAGAAAGCACCGCACGAATTGTTATTTGTCACGGTGACTCGATGGAAGACACATTGAGTAACGGTGATGAAGTGCTTGTCGATATTAGAGAACTTGAGCACCCAGTAAATCATGGTGTGTATGTAGTACGTATTGGTAAGCATGTTTATATAAAGCGTTTGAAGTACGACATCATGGCCGAAGGCTACGAAGTCATTTCAGACAACAAAGAAGAATATTCACCCTTTATTGTGAACGGAGAAAAACTCGAAGAGTTCGCAGTGATAGGTAAAGTGGTCACCACCGTCATGAAGGCGGTAATTTAG
- a CDS encoding STAS-like domain-containing protein codes for MLKLNVTDFTKYPGPRYIKLGANSGEEFREEHLIKKLKQDPEVIVNLDGVLGYGSSFLEEIFGGVVRAMSDHPATEHPNGDPIVKHGFITLQMVNFIRGNLVSNDDPSVVGEINNYIARQTKVLEGK; via the coding sequence ATGTTGAAATTGAATGTTACTGACTTCACGAAGTACCCCGGACCAAGATATATAAAGCTCGGTGCAAATAGTGGGGAAGAGTTTCGTGAAGAACACTTGATAAAGAAACTAAAACAAGACCCTGAAGTTATTGTGAATTTGGATGGGGTTCTTGGTTATGGTTCGTCGTTCTTAGAAGAGATTTTTGGTGGAGTAGTTCGCGCAATGTCGGATCATCCTGCTACTGAACATCCAAATGGTGACCCGATCGTTAAGCACGGTTTCATTACATTACAGATGGTTAATTTTATTAGAGGCAATCTTGTTTCTAACGATGACCCATCAGTGGTTGGTGAAATAAACAACTATATTGCCCGTCAAACTAAAGTTCTTGAGGGTAAGTAG
- a CDS encoding tyrosine-type recombinase/integrase, translating into MASFSIQTRTLTSGEKRYKATITVKKNGRIVHRFAKTHKKKAIATAWSKNQVNEIEAKGFKSQRATTISELLDLFIAERDLWDNTGRTKQYVIKMLRDCNIANVQTNSLTTADLIKHCKDRKGAGAKPVTIYHDIAYLRSVMKKANPVFNIEANYAVFEEAVPVLIDMKLVGKSDRRTRRPTEGELEKLKQGLLERESYRSNGPTRIPFTDILDFSVLTCMRIGEVCAIRWADLNEENKTVIVRNRKDPRKKEGNHMIVPLLGESMDIVLRQERRGELIFPYNPRSVSAGFQRVRNSLGIEDLRYHDLRREGASRLFELGYSIEEVAQVTGHRNLNILWQVYTQLFPHKLHEKAR; encoded by the coding sequence ATGGCTTCTTTTAGCATTCAAACTCGGACGCTCACCAGTGGCGAGAAGCGATATAAAGCGACAATTACTGTCAAAAAGAATGGGCGAATTGTACACCGATTTGCCAAAACACATAAGAAAAAAGCGATAGCTACCGCTTGGTCCAAAAACCAAGTTAATGAGATAGAGGCCAAAGGCTTTAAATCTCAACGTGCTACGACTATTTCGGAGCTGCTTGACTTATTTATCGCTGAGCGTGATTTGTGGGACAACACAGGGCGCACTAAGCAATACGTCATAAAAATGCTTCGTGATTGCAATATCGCAAATGTGCAAACCAACAGCTTAACGACTGCCGATCTCATTAAACACTGTAAAGATAGAAAAGGGGCAGGCGCTAAGCCAGTAACCATTTATCATGATATTGCTTATTTACGTTCAGTGATGAAAAAGGCGAACCCTGTTTTTAACATCGAGGCGAACTACGCTGTCTTTGAAGAAGCGGTGCCAGTGCTAATTGATATGAAGTTAGTTGGCAAATCGGACAGGCGCACCAGAAGGCCAACCGAAGGCGAACTTGAGAAGTTAAAGCAAGGTTTGCTTGAGCGTGAGAGCTACCGCAGTAATGGACCAACCCGTATTCCATTTACCGACATTCTAGACTTTAGCGTATTAACCTGTATGCGAATTGGTGAAGTTTGCGCTATTCGATGGGCAGACTTAAACGAAGAGAATAAAACCGTCATCGTTCGCAATCGTAAAGACCCACGCAAAAAAGAAGGTAACCACATGATCGTTCCTTTGCTTGGGGAGTCTATGGATATTGTTTTACGCCAAGAGCGACGAGGCGAACTGATATTCCCGTATAACCCTAGAAGTGTTTCGGCTGGGTTTCAGCGAGTACGTAATAGCTTAGGAATAGAAGATTTGCGCTACCACGATTTAAGACGTGAAGGAGCAAGCAGGCTTTTTGAATTGGGTTACTCGATAGAAGAAGTCGCTCAAGTAACTGGTCACCGAAACCTAAACATACTTTGGCAAGTGTACACTCAGCTGTTCCCGCATAAGCTGCATGAAAAAGCGAGATAA
- the dusA gene encoding tRNA dihydrouridine(20/20a) synthase DusA, with protein MNLDKSTKPNEFKASRFSVAPMLDWTDRHCRYFHRLLSQQTLLYTEMVTTGAILHGKGDFLEYNEQEHPLALQLGGSNPVDLAACAKLAGERGYDEVNLNVGCPSDRVQNGRFGACLMAEPELVADCVSAMKEVTDIPITVKTRIGIDDQDSYEFLTKFVSTVSEKGGCEQFTIHARKAWLSGLSPKENREIPPLDYDRAYQIKKDFSDLVIAVNGGITTLEQTKEHLQHLDGVMIGREAYHSPFILAEVDQQIFGLDTPIKKRSQVVEEMYPYIERQLSNGASLGHISRHMLGLFQSMPGARQWRRYISENAHKKGAGIEVIQTALAKIPKELNV; from the coding sequence ATGAACCTAGATAAATCAACGAAACCCAATGAGTTTAAGGCTAGTCGTTTTAGCGTTGCTCCGATGTTGGATTGGACTGACCGCCACTGTCGTTACTTTCACCGTTTGCTCTCTCAGCAGACGCTTCTGTACACGGAAATGGTCACAACTGGTGCGATCTTACATGGTAAGGGCGACTTTCTAGAGTATAACGAGCAAGAACACCCATTAGCTCTTCAGCTTGGTGGTTCAAACCCGGTTGATCTGGCGGCTTGTGCCAAGCTTGCTGGTGAGCGTGGCTATGATGAAGTGAACCTCAATGTAGGTTGCCCTTCAGATCGAGTTCAGAATGGTCGCTTTGGTGCTTGCCTAATGGCTGAGCCTGAGCTGGTGGCAGATTGTGTTTCTGCGATGAAAGAAGTCACGGATATTCCAATTACGGTGAAAACGCGTATTGGTATCGACGACCAAGACTCTTACGAGTTTCTGACTAAGTTTGTTTCTACTGTTTCTGAAAAGGGCGGTTGTGAGCAATTTACTATCCATGCTCGTAAGGCGTGGTTGAGTGGCCTTAGCCCGAAAGAGAACCGTGAGATCCCACCGCTAGATTACGATCGCGCGTACCAAATCAAGAAAGACTTCTCAGATCTTGTGATTGCGGTAAATGGTGGTATCACAACATTAGAACAGACTAAAGAGCACTTGCAGCACCTTGATGGTGTGATGATCGGTCGTGAGGCATACCATAGCCCGTTTATCTTGGCTGAAGTTGATCAGCAGATCTTCGGTTTAGACACGCCAATCAAGAAGCGTTCACAAGTGGTTGAAGAGATGTACCCGTACATTGAGCGTCAGCTTTCGAATGGAGCGAGCCTTGGTCATATCTCTCGTCATATGCTGGGTTTGTTCCAAAGCATGCCGGGTGCAAGACAATGGCGTCGTTACATCAGTGAGAATGCACATAAGAAAGGCGCGGGCATTGAGGTGATTCAGACGGCGTTGGCTAAGATCCCTAAAGAGCTAAATGTATAG
- the pspG gene encoding envelope stress response protein PspG translates to MFELIFVLIFVATLLVTGITFMTVLAATGIALAVMLVLGMMGVVFKLLPWLIVIAVGVWFFKNYVHSSNQRRY, encoded by the coding sequence ATGTTTGAATTAATCTTTGTTCTTATTTTCGTCGCAACTTTACTCGTTACTGGTATTACGTTTATGACGGTACTAGCGGCAACCGGAATCGCGTTAGCGGTCATGCTGGTCTTAGGTATGATGGGCGTTGTGTTTAAACTGCTGCCTTGGCTGATCGTGATTGCAGTGGGTGTGTGGTTTTTCAAAAACTATGTACACAGCTCTAACCAAAGACGTTATTAA
- a CDS encoding TIGR04219 family outer membrane beta-barrel protein: protein MNKMPLIALVGMLSLSSAVSAEEEFSYTTKIGADMWWGSTKLNEARSSDSNSPSLYFAFEHNAPKLPNASFRYSTVDTTLLAFDKYDYTFYYTMLDHKLMNFDAGVTFTQYANSHYKDPYSSKTTSFDEFTWSFYGNAEINVPNTHLDIIGTMEFGDSNGIKSTDLMAGVQYRIPVADTEIALRGGYRVIDLDSDKFFSSELNKPLETDKEPDPLDDPKPGPPKSFVMVDGWFAGVEVRF, encoded by the coding sequence ATGAATAAAATGCCATTAATTGCTTTAGTGGGAATGCTTTCTTTAAGCTCGGCTGTGTCCGCTGAAGAAGAGTTTTCTTACACGACTAAGATCGGTGCTGATATGTGGTGGGGAAGTACAAAGCTGAATGAAGCTAGGTCGAGTGACTCAAACTCACCTTCGTTGTATTTCGCATTTGAGCATAATGCCCCTAAGCTGCCAAATGCGAGTTTCCGCTACTCTACTGTTGATACAACATTGTTAGCGTTTGATAAGTATGACTACACGTTCTACTACACAATGTTGGATCACAAGTTGATGAACTTCGATGCGGGTGTGACATTTACTCAGTATGCAAACTCACATTACAAAGATCCGTACAGTTCGAAAACGACAAGTTTTGATGAGTTTACTTGGAGCTTCTACGGTAACGCAGAAATCAATGTCCCTAATACTCACCTTGATATCATTGGTACGATGGAATTTGGTGATAGCAACGGTATTAAGAGTACCGATTTGATGGCGGGTGTTCAGTACCGTATTCCAGTGGCAGATACTGAAATAGCACTTCGTGGTGGCTATCGTGTGATCGACCTTGATTCGGACAAATTCTTCTCTTCAGAGCTGAATAAACCTCTTGAGACGGACAAAGAACCTGATCCTTTGGATGACCCAAAGCCAGGGCCACCTAAATCGTTTGTTATGGTTGATGGTTGGTTTGCTGGCGTAGAAGTACGCTTTTAG
- a CDS encoding assimilatory sulfite reductase (NADPH) flavoprotein subunit, with product MSLNKKESSQNNNAQSGANELPGLAAPLNDQQLGHLQQTVSELSSQQLAWVSGYLWGVSQTQPVGAAAPIAQAAAAVAAKPAGKLSIIFASQTGNAKGVAESLEAEAKALGIAVELFDASDYKGKNLAKETHVIFVASTNGEGEAPDNAIELHEFLQSKKAPKLSNLQYGVIGLGDSSYEFFCQTAKDFDNFLAKLGAKSFVDRLDCDVDYEESATEWRAKALEQVKETLSTGTEADVVQLPVGQAAAGHSQYTKQNPYSATLLTSQKITGRDSGKDVRHIEIDLDESGITYQPGDALGVWFENSSELANQILSKVGLSGIESVDVDGDNLSIHSALVSKFEITSSNPQLVTKFAELSGSKKLIKLVEDKDKLREYAGNTQVVDVLAEKKTKLSADELIGLLRKLTPRLYSIASSQAEVDEEVHLTVGLVEYQKGDESRLGGASSFLAQRLEEGGEVKVFVENNNNFKLPQDDNTPIIMVGPGTGIAPFRSFVQERENNDAEGKSWLFFGDRTFTQDFLYQVEWQRYLKSGALTKLDVAFSRDQKEKVYVQDRLIEQAEQVWQWLQEGAYLYVCGDATRMAKDVHEALVTIAEKHGNQSREQAEQYINDLRKAKRYQRDVY from the coding sequence ATGTCTTTAAATAAGAAAGAGTCTTCACAAAATAATAATGCACAGTCTGGGGCTAATGAGTTACCTGGGCTAGCAGCACCACTTAATGACCAACAATTGGGTCATCTTCAGCAAACTGTTTCTGAATTATCTTCTCAACAACTGGCATGGGTCAGTGGTTACCTTTGGGGTGTGAGCCAAACTCAGCCTGTGGGTGCCGCCGCGCCAATCGCTCAAGCAGCCGCTGCAGTAGCCGCAAAACCTGCGGGTAAGCTCAGCATTATCTTCGCATCCCAAACCGGTAATGCGAAAGGTGTCGCTGAATCGCTTGAGGCAGAAGCGAAAGCCTTAGGGATTGCTGTCGAGCTTTTCGATGCAAGTGATTATAAAGGTAAGAACCTAGCCAAAGAGACACACGTCATTTTTGTAGCTTCAACCAATGGTGAGGGCGAAGCCCCTGATAACGCTATTGAGTTGCATGAATTCCTTCAATCGAAGAAAGCGCCAAAATTATCGAATCTACAATACGGTGTGATCGGTTTAGGTGACTCAAGCTATGAGTTCTTCTGCCAAACGGCTAAAGACTTCGATAACTTCCTCGCTAAGCTTGGTGCTAAATCGTTTGTCGACCGTCTTGATTGTGATGTTGATTATGAAGAGTCAGCAACGGAATGGCGCGCTAAAGCATTAGAGCAAGTAAAAGAGACGCTATCGACAGGTACTGAAGCCGATGTGGTTCAATTACCAGTAGGTCAAGCGGCTGCCGGTCATTCGCAATACACCAAACAAAACCCATACTCCGCGACACTATTGACGAGCCAAAAGATCACCGGTCGTGATTCGGGTAAAGATGTTCGTCACATCGAGATTGATCTTGATGAGTCGGGTATTACTTACCAACCGGGTGATGCGCTAGGCGTATGGTTTGAAAACAGTTCAGAACTCGCTAATCAGATCCTTTCTAAGGTTGGGTTATCTGGTATCGAAAGTGTTGATGTCGATGGTGACAACTTATCTATCCACAGCGCACTCGTCAGTAAATTCGAGATTACATCTTCAAACCCTCAATTAGTGACTAAGTTTGCTGAGCTATCGGGCAGCAAGAAGTTAATCAAGCTGGTGGAAGATAAAGACAAGCTTCGTGAATACGCGGGTAATACTCAAGTTGTCGATGTTTTAGCTGAGAAGAAGACCAAGCTATCGGCTGATGAATTGATTGGCCTACTACGTAAGTTAACTCCACGTCTCTACTCTATTGCGTCAAGCCAAGCAGAAGTAGATGAAGAAGTTCACTTGACGGTTGGTCTGGTTGAATACCAAAAGGGCGATGAATCTCGTCTGGGTGGCGCTTCAAGTTTCTTAGCTCAACGCCTTGAAGAAGGTGGTGAAGTGAAGGTGTTTGTAGAGAACAACAATAACTTCAAACTGCCGCAAGACGACAACACACCAATCATCATGGTTGGCCCGGGTACAGGTATCGCACCTTTCCGTAGTTTTGTTCAAGAGCGTGAAAACAATGACGCTGAAGGTAAAAGCTGGTTGTTCTTTGGTGACCGTACCTTTACTCAAGATTTCTTATATCAAGTTGAATGGCAGAGGTATCTTAAATCTGGTGCATTAACCAAGCTTGATGTTGCGTTTAGTCGTGATCAAAAAGAAAAGGTTTATGTTCAAGACCGATTAATTGAGCAGGCAGAGCAGGTTTGGCAGTGGCTGCAAGAGGGCGCGTACCTCTATGTATGTGGCGATGCAACTCGAATGGCAAAAGATGTTCATGAAGCGTTAGTTACGATAGCGGAAAAACATGGCAATCAGAGCCGAGAGCAAGCTGAACAATATATTAATGATTTACGTAAAGCGAAACGTTACCAAAGGGATGTGTACTAA